Proteins encoded in a region of the Mucilaginibacter sabulilitoris genome:
- a CDS encoding glycoside hydrolase family 3 N-terminal domain-containing protein, which yields MKRKYAGALAILLTAFCSFEAPRKPVKYPYQNAALPVEKRVADLLSRMTVNEKIRQLDMYSGHEVANMKGHEAESYSDSAKISIGTEGIGSVHDLYPLTTDITNQIQRYAVEHTRLGIPVLFIEEGLHGYSGLGSTSFPVPMALAGAWDTTLVHQAGRIIATEMRAHGVAMVLGPVLCLPRDPRWGRVEETYGEDPYLAAANGVAMVKGLQGRKLSDHDAVLAEPKHFAVHGIPEAGSNTAPVNMGEREARSSFLYVFEKAIKEAHAMGMMAAYSELDGIPCVDNKWLLKDVLRKEWGFNGFVLSDLGAIRMSLNNHQIAGGTADALAQTLTAGLDMQFYDFPHDEFLGGIKKAMATKQLSMAELDRAAGDVLRVKFMLGLFDHPYIDEVLIKKVYHTEASRAVALKAAQEGISLLKNDGNILPLGPNVKSVAVVGPLAESTYLGGYANEASKGVAILDALKQKAGADMKISFEAGYDPKDSSAATQTVNIEKAVDLVNKSDIAVVVLGEDIGEVGEGKDRANLDLNARQTRLIEAIQKTGKPIAVVLFNGRPLSINGVAKNVPAIVESWFLGETGGLAIADVLLGKVNPSGKLPMTFPRSTGQIPYYYNHKPTSGHIYVDEKNTPLFPFGHGLSYTSFTYSGLNISPASIPVNGTVNVTVSVKNTGKVGGTEVAQLYIRDVIASVTTPVKALKGFNRITLQPGKSGQVQFKLSAEELKLWNRQMKQVVEPGEFKVMVGSSSEDIRQKGSFWVK from the coding sequence ATGAAGAGAAAGTATGCCGGTGCGCTGGCTATTTTATTAACCGCTTTTTGCTCTTTTGAAGCTCCCCGGAAACCGGTTAAATATCCTTATCAAAACGCCGCGCTGCCTGTTGAAAAACGGGTTGCCGACCTGCTAAGCCGGATGACGGTAAACGAAAAAATTAGGCAGCTGGATATGTACTCCGGCCACGAAGTTGCTAATATGAAAGGCCACGAGGCAGAATCATATTCGGATAGTGCAAAAATAAGCATAGGTACTGAAGGCATTGGCTCGGTGCATGACCTTTATCCCTTAACTACTGATATTACCAACCAGATACAGCGTTATGCTGTAGAGCATACCCGATTGGGTATCCCCGTGTTATTTATTGAAGAGGGCTTGCATGGTTATTCAGGATTGGGCAGCACCAGCTTCCCGGTGCCTATGGCCCTGGCCGGTGCATGGGATACTACCCTGGTGCACCAAGCCGGACGTATTATAGCTACCGAAATGCGTGCACATGGCGTGGCCATGGTGCTTGGCCCGGTGCTTTGCCTGCCGCGCGATCCCCGCTGGGGCCGGGTAGAGGAAACTTATGGTGAAGACCCTTATCTGGCAGCTGCCAATGGCGTGGCTATGGTTAAGGGCCTGCAAGGCCGTAAATTGAGCGATCATGATGCCGTGTTGGCCGAACCAAAACATTTTGCGGTACATGGTATTCCGGAAGCGGGCAGCAATACGGCCCCGGTAAACATGGGCGAACGTGAAGCAAGATCCTCTTTTTTATACGTGTTTGAAAAAGCCATTAAAGAAGCACACGCCATGGGCATGATGGCGGCTTATAGCGAGCTTGATGGAATACCCTGTGTAGATAATAAATGGCTGCTGAAAGATGTGTTGCGCAAAGAATGGGGATTTAACGGTTTTGTACTGTCAGACCTGGGAGCTATACGCATGTCGTTAAATAACCACCAAATTGCCGGCGGCACTGCCGATGCGTTGGCCCAAACACTTACCGCCGGGCTTGATATGCAGTTTTATGATTTTCCGCATGACGAGTTTCTTGGTGGAATAAAAAAAGCGATGGCCACCAAACAACTTAGCATGGCTGAGCTTGACCGCGCCGCTGGCGACGTATTGCGTGTTAAATTTATGCTGGGCTTGTTTGATCATCCTTATATTGACGAAGTGCTTATTAAAAAGGTTTATCATACCGAAGCCAGCCGCGCGGTGGCCTTAAAAGCTGCGCAGGAAGGTATAAGCCTGCTCAAAAATGATGGTAATATATTACCACTTGGGCCAAATGTAAAATCAGTTGCGGTGGTTGGTCCATTGGCTGAGAGTACCTATCTGGGTGGTTATGCCAACGAAGCCAGTAAAGGTGTAGCCATACTTGATGCGCTGAAACAAAAAGCCGGCGCTGATATGAAAATTAGTTTTGAAGCAGGCTATGATCCTAAAGATTCATCGGCCGCAACTCAAACGGTAAATATTGAAAAGGCTGTTGATCTGGTGAATAAATCGGATATAGCGGTGGTTGTTTTAGGCGAAGATATCGGCGAAGTAGGCGAAGGTAAAGACCGGGCAAATCTTGACCTTAACGCCCGGCAAACCCGTCTGATAGAAGCCATACAAAAAACAGGTAAGCCCATTGCAGTTGTACTTTTTAATGGCCGGCCGCTAAGCATAAATGGAGTGGCTAAAAACGTCCCTGCCATTGTAGAATCATGGTTTTTGGGTGAAACCGGTGGCCTGGCCATTGCCGATGTACTGTTAGGTAAGGTTAACCCATCTGGAAAATTACCAATGACCTTCCCGCGCTCCACCGGGCAAATTCCTTACTATTACAACCACAAACCAACCTCAGGGCATATTTATGTTGATGAAAAAAACACACCACTGTTCCCGTTCGGACATGGGTTAAGCTATACCAGCTTCACTTATTCGGGTCTGAATATTAGTCCGGCAAGCATACCGGTTAACGGTACTGTTAACGTAACGGTGAGTGTTAAAAACACCGGAAAAGTAGGCGGGACAGAGGTAGCGCAATTGTATATACGTGATGTTATTGCCAGCGTTACCACCCCCGTAAAAGCATTAAAAGGCTTTAATCGCATTACTTTGCAGCCAGGCAAGAGCGGACAAGTGCAATTTAAGTTAAGTGCTGAAGAATTGAAGCTCTGGAACCGACAGATGAAACAGGTTGTTGAGCCTGGCGAATTTAAAGTTATGGTGGGCAGCTCATCGGAAGATATCAGGCAAAAAGGAAGTTTTTGGGTGAAATAA
- a CDS encoding glycoside hydrolase family 71/99-like protein yields the protein MRKYKFSTLSLIVLFSIISSCSMSSCSKKSSNNPPPPDPVINKPQTPVDVTPSPIGDVVGKITVGYQGWFAAEGDGSPIDAWWHYTQDWSKIPSPTNLGIKSWPDVRDYTTTYQTGFNNLNNGSPAKLFSSFTDQTVNVQFQWMQQNGIDCAALQRFNPTGGEGPVRDAITAKVKTAAEATGRKFYVMYDVSGWTGMQSEIKSDWANKMSAYTASAAYAKQNDKPVVCIWGFGFNDDNHNFSATVCLDVINWFKSKGCYVIGGVPTHWRKEESDSRPGFLATYNAFDMLSPWMVGRIGNVIESDNFYNTINQPDEAYCAAHGIDYQPCILPGDLQEHQRAHGDFMWRQFYNMKRTGAQGIYISMFDEYNEGNQIAKTAESQAFIPAGSNFVTLDEDGTACSADYYLRLTNDGGKMFKGQIALTTTRPTVPKP from the coding sequence ATGAGAAAGTATAAATTCAGTACCCTATCTCTGATAGTCTTGTTTTCAATAATAAGCAGCTGTTCGATGAGCAGCTGCTCAAAAAAAAGCAGCAATAATCCACCACCGCCCGATCCGGTGATTAATAAGCCCCAAACGCCTGTTGATGTTACTCCTTCGCCCATTGGCGATGTGGTGGGTAAAATTACCGTTGGTTACCAGGGCTGGTTTGCCGCCGAAGGCGATGGCTCGCCTATTGATGCCTGGTGGCATTACACGCAGGACTGGTCAAAAATACCATCGCCAACTAACCTGGGTATTAAATCATGGCCCGATGTGCGGGATTACACCACAACCTATCAAACCGGTTTCAATAACCTTAACAATGGTAGTCCTGCCAAACTGTTCTCATCATTTACAGATCAAACGGTGAATGTGCAGTTTCAGTGGATGCAGCAGAACGGTATTGATTGCGCTGCCCTGCAGCGTTTTAATCCAACCGGGGGCGAAGGCCCTGTGCGTGATGCCATAACCGCCAAAGTAAAAACCGCTGCCGAAGCTACCGGACGCAAATTTTATGTCATGTATGATGTAAGCGGGTGGACTGGTATGCAATCGGAAATTAAATCCGACTGGGCCAACAAAATGTCGGCTTATACCGCGTCTGCTGCGTATGCCAAACAGAACGACAAACCTGTGGTATGTATCTGGGGTTTTGGGTTTAACGATGATAACCACAACTTTTCGGCAACAGTTTGTTTAGATGTGATCAACTGGTTTAAAAGCAAGGGCTGCTATGTTATTGGCGGTGTGCCTACACACTGGCGTAAGGAAGAAAGCGATTCGCGCCCCGGCTTCCTGGCTACCTATAACGCTTTTGATATGCTGTCGCCCTGGATGGTTGGCCGCATCGGCAATGTAATTGAATCAGACAATTTTTATAATACCATTAACCAGCCCGACGAAGCTTATTGCGCGGCTCACGGCATCGATTACCAGCCCTGCATTTTACCGGGCGACCTGCAGGAGCACCAGCGTGCCCATGGCGATTTTATGTGGCGCCAGTTTTACAACATGAAGAGGACAGGAGCCCAGGGTATTTACATATCGATGTTTGACGAATATAACGAAGGCAACCAGATTGCAAAAACAGCCGAAAGTCAGGCTTTTATTCCTGCCGGTTCAAACTTTGTAACCCTTGATGAAGATGGTACGGCCTGCTCTGCCGATTATTATTTGAGGCTAACCAATGATGGTGGAAAAATGTTCAAAGGGCAAATTGCCTTAACAACTACCCGCCCTACCGTACCCAAACCATAA
- a CDS encoding family 43 glycosylhydrolase, which translates to MTIKKTFKVFAGKVALAGLLVLAVSCSKAQQKPAEDHIGSNPFITSMYTADPSAHVWADGRLYVYASHDISPARGCDLMDQYHVFSTDDMVHWKDHGEILRASQVPWGRPEGGFMWAPDCAYKNGTYYFYFPHPSDSKWNSSWKIGVATSKSPASGFKVQGYIKGLKPMIDPCVFVDDDGQVYFYYGGGGACEGGKLKDNMMEIDGEMKPMEGLEDFHEASWVHKRNGIYYLSYSDNHDVAGKHNQMRYATSKSPLGPWESKGVYMDPTDSFTNHGSIVQYKGQWYSFYHTSAISHQDWERSICVDKLYYNADGTIQKVVQTNKP; encoded by the coding sequence ATGACCATTAAAAAAACATTTAAAGTATTTGCAGGTAAAGTTGCACTGGCTGGTTTATTGGTACTGGCTGTAAGCTGCTCTAAAGCCCAGCAAAAGCCTGCTGAAGATCATATAGGTAGTAACCCCTTTATTACCTCTATGTATACCGCCGATCCTTCTGCCCATGTTTGGGCCGATGGCCGTTTATACGTGTATGCCTCACATGATATTTCCCCGGCCCGCGGCTGTGACCTGATGGACCAGTACCATGTTTTTTCAACCGACGATATGGTACACTGGAAGGATCATGGCGAAATACTGCGCGCCAGCCAGGTACCATGGGGCAGACCTGAAGGTGGGTTTATGTGGGCCCCTGATTGTGCTTACAAAAACGGCACTTACTATTTTTATTTCCCTCACCCCAGCGACAGCAAATGGAACAGCAGCTGGAAAATTGGTGTAGCTACCAGCAAAAGCCCGGCAAGTGGCTTTAAGGTGCAGGGCTATATTAAAGGACTGAAACCCATGATTGACCCCTGCGTATTTGTTGACGACGACGGACAGGTCTACTTTTATTATGGCGGTGGCGGCGCTTGCGAGGGCGGTAAACTGAAAGATAACATGATGGAAATTGACGGCGAAATGAAACCAATGGAAGGCCTGGAAGATTTTCACGAAGCCAGCTGGGTACACAAAAGGAACGGCATTTACTATCTCTCCTATTCTGACAATCATGATGTGGCCGGTAAACATAATCAGATGCGCTATGCCACCAGCAAAAGTCCGCTGGGCCCCTGGGAATCTAAGGGTGTGTACATGGATCCTACCGATAGCTTTACCAATCATGGTTCCATTGTACAATACAAAGGCCAGTGGTATTCATTTTACCATACCAGCGCCATATCGCATCAGGACTGGGAAAGATCAATTTGTGTTGACAAGCTTTACTATAATGCCGATGGTACTATTCAAAAGGTTGTTCAAACTAACAAGCCATGA
- a CDS encoding DUF3823 domain-containing protein: MKTLIGRILAGVCILASAACTKIDNYDGPNASFQGNIVSSAGGNLLTSGNSSQIRLQQVGWTTPQTIPSKFDGTFQDTKLFKGNYKVVPTGGAFWPVTDTIIVNIGNDTKHDFTVTPYIIIKNFTSTLSGTTLTLKFDITAPIAAGLPIIKDVQPYVNTTKLVGAGASIRDFSDVNAVIINKQFTDMSPAEKSITLTIPNLIPGRTFFVRAGVRLSDSYNSSNFSEIVQVDIPK, encoded by the coding sequence ATGAAAACATTAATAGGCAGAATTTTGGCGGGTGTATGTATACTGGCCAGCGCCGCATGTACCAAAATAGATAATTACGATGGCCCTAATGCATCTTTTCAGGGCAATATAGTATCATCCGCGGGGGGTAATTTACTTACCTCGGGCAACAGCAGTCAAATAAGGCTGCAGCAGGTAGGCTGGACAACCCCGCAAACAATCCCCAGTAAGTTTGATGGTACATTTCAGGATACCAAACTATTTAAAGGAAATTATAAAGTTGTGCCTACAGGTGGTGCTTTCTGGCCTGTAACTGATACTATAATTGTAAATATTGGCAACGACACTAAGCATGACTTTACTGTTACGCCATACATCATTATTAAAAACTTTACATCTACCTTAAGCGGTACTACTTTAACGCTCAAGTTTGATATTACCGCCCCTATTGCAGCGGGTTTACCAATTATTAAGGATGTACAGCCCTACGTAAACACAACCAAGTTGGTAGGTGCGGGCGCTTCGATAAGGGATTTTTCTGATGTAAATGCGGTAATTATCAATAAGCAGTTTACAGACATGAGCCCTGCCGAAAAATCAATAACCTTAACTATCCCTAACCTGATACCGGGCCGTACATTTTTTGTGCGCGCAGGAGTGCGTTTAAGCGATAGCTACAACAGTTCAAATTTTTCGGAAATAGTACAGGTAGATATTCCTAAATAA
- a CDS encoding RagB/SusD family nutrient uptake outer membrane protein, translating to MKSLHKLIIAVSIGVGATVSSCQKLNIPPTNIVTPDVIYSSEAGVKSFLATIYRNLPIEDFKYRPDGGEDVDVNGVHYSHPGFNPGNPWMNFYNSASVTGEEVGPYGGMEIGSGFGFWPYGDIRNVNTLIAELPKHVATLTQPTVNALLGEAHFLRAYYYFGMAKRYGGVPIIAVPQDPGAALSTLQVHRDKEEATWDFIGAELDLGFQMMPESSDAGRANKYVAAALKSRAMLYAACVAKYGSVNFVDGQARSSGLVGIPAAKAATYFKAAYDAAKLLEGHYSLYNANSDKVQNFADVFLKSGSPENIFIKQYSIANNTAHSWDATMSPRYMTANALSRSYPTLDLVQLWGNLQITNDDGTPKRFNNRAEIMQGLEPRLLATIYFPGAILRGLTFDMQRGIYPSFSGTAAAEVAKQPNSRSYILSGDTKTLYQGKQVIGFTGPWTGGDELTRTGFYVRKYVDYNKPQASVDLYRSEQPWIDLRYGEILLNRAEAAMELGNSADALTSINQIRERAGATLYASIDLDKVRKERRMELAFENQYYWDLKRWRIADVVLDRAHFKGLMPYYVFNENKYIFLAEPELFNREYTFQKQSYYEPIPGGEIGKNPNLLPNNPNY from the coding sequence ATGAAAAGTTTACATAAATTAATTATAGCAGTATCTATAGGTGTTGGAGCTACAGTATCATCCTGCCAAAAGTTAAATATCCCTCCAACCAATATAGTTACCCCCGATGTTATATACAGCAGCGAGGCTGGTGTTAAATCGTTCCTGGCAACCATTTATAGAAATTTACCTATTGAGGATTTTAAATACAGGCCAGATGGGGGTGAGGATGTTGATGTGAATGGTGTTCATTATTCGCATCCCGGTTTTAACCCTGGTAACCCCTGGATGAATTTTTACAATTCTGCCTCTGTCACCGGCGAAGAAGTTGGCCCTTATGGTGGTATGGAAATTGGCAGCGGTTTTGGCTTTTGGCCCTATGGCGATATCCGGAATGTAAACACGCTTATTGCTGAGTTGCCTAAACATGTTGCTACCCTCACCCAACCAACAGTAAATGCACTTTTGGGCGAAGCTCACTTTTTAAGAGCATACTATTATTTTGGCATGGCCAAACGTTATGGCGGCGTACCTATTATAGCCGTTCCGCAAGATCCGGGCGCGGCGTTATCAACCCTGCAGGTGCACCGCGACAAAGAGGAAGCCACCTGGGATTTTATAGGTGCTGAGCTTGACCTGGGTTTCCAGATGATGCCCGAATCAAGTGATGCCGGAAGGGCAAACAAGTACGTTGCCGCCGCGTTAAAATCAAGAGCTATGCTGTATGCAGCATGTGTCGCCAAATACGGTTCAGTGAATTTTGTTGATGGTCAGGCACGCTCGTCAGGTTTAGTTGGTATACCAGCTGCTAAGGCGGCTACCTACTTTAAAGCAGCTTATGATGCCGCCAAATTACTGGAAGGACATTACTCGCTTTACAATGCCAATTCAGATAAGGTTCAAAACTTTGCCGATGTGTTTTTAAAAAGCGGCAGTCCCGAGAATATTTTCATCAAACAATATTCCATTGCTAACAATACGGCACACAGCTGGGATGCTACCATGTCGCCTCGTTACATGACTGCCAATGCGTTGTCGCGTTCGTATCCAACGTTAGACCTGGTGCAGCTATGGGGCAATCTGCAAATAACTAATGACGACGGCACACCAAAGCGTTTTAACAACCGGGCCGAGATAATGCAGGGGCTGGAGCCGAGATTGCTGGCTACCATTTATTTCCCGGGCGCAATTTTAAGAGGACTTACATTTGATATGCAGCGGGGCATTTACCCTTCTTTTAGCGGTACAGCAGCAGCCGAGGTTGCCAAGCAACCCAACTCGCGTTCTTACATACTTTCGGGCGACACCAAAACCCTGTACCAGGGCAAACAAGTAATTGGCTTTACAGGCCCGTGGACCGGCGGCGATGAGTTAACCCGTACCGGATTCTACGTTCGTAAATATGTTGATTACAATAAACCACAAGCCTCTGTTGATCTGTACAGAAGCGAACAACCCTGGATAGACCTGCGCTACGGTGAAATATTACTGAACCGTGCAGAGGCAGCCATGGAATTGGGCAATTCTGCCGACGCGTTAACTTCCATTAACCAGATCAGGGAAAGGGCCGGTGCAACACTTTATGCTTCTATTGATCTGGACAAGGTCCGTAAAGAAAGGCGCATGGAGCTCGCTTTTGAAAACCAATATTATTGGGATTTGAAAAGATGGCGCATTGCCGATGTGGTGCTTGACCGCGCTCATTTCAAAGGTCTGATGCCATACTATGTATTTAATGAAAATAAATACATTTTCCTGGCCGAACCTGAACTGTTTAACCGCGAATATACTTTTCAGAAACAGTCATATTATGAACCAATTCCGGGTGGCGAAATTGGAAAGAACCCTAACCTGCTCCCTAATAATCCTAATTATTAA
- a CDS encoding SusC/RagA family TonB-linked outer membrane protein produces MKKLRYLFIIFFLFPLSLLAQQTTIGGKVIDLTDGSTLPGVSVKIKGTTTGAITDAAGKFQLNVPGPNTVLQLSYIGYVTQEIVVKDIKDGTIALKTTNKSLEEVVVVGYGVQKRATITGSVATLQSKEITTTKNESVVNMLTGKIPGVRIVQTTAEPGSYANNLNIRGYQGSPLIVIDGVIGGDQSTVGRMDPNEIESVSVLKDAAASIYGMRAAGGAILITTKKGSKNGKININYSVNSAIQTFLGMPEGVGAVDFMMLTNEKVKRDFANNFVRNVTPQFSYADIKPWIDGTYKSADWVDMVFRKTANQIQHNLNIDGGNDKISYFFNFGYQKQDGVFKTGDLNYNKYNFRSNVTANITKGLRAQVLTSAWMDEKNQPYTDEWTVYKYTWNQIPTHQIYANDNPLYPAVMDDNMNPSIITDADKVGSKRFRNKNITSQLNLQYDIPGVPGLSAKGLFNVDYGVADNNIIKRTYTLYTYKAEDETYIPSVANTPAGITRQYYTHLNTLAQLTLNYAHTFLENHNITAMVTYEQSHETADNFNAYRDIEIPVDYLFGGLQNTNMAGGMDAGALQDRAHKSIIGRFNYDFKGKYLAEFSFRRDGNNLYQPGPDQWGFFPGGSVGWVISKENFFRNLVSENIISNLKLRASYGQTGDEANAPAFNYVNGYTYPINSYIFGAGAVNGSAPKLGNPGLTWSVNTIKNIALDFSLLGGKIDGTVEVFRNDRTGLPAQPSVALPGTVGAAVPQINYNSDRVQGLDFSLSYRNTFGQVGLNLIGNIGTTRLKNLNVLRGTSGNEYLNWKENQTNRYQNVWWGPEYAGQFTSYNQIYNYGVNTGGGNNNVIPGDYYYKDWNNDGVIDDKDSHPIATTDIPLYNYGFTIGVSYKGFDMNMLLQGAAGVYVQYGEQFASPLMYNRSALTRFLDSWHTADPYANVFDPNTQWIPGFYPAMGSPDAQGTKAIQSASYLRVKNLEFGYTLPTSILKSIGVKKFRVYVNSYNLLTFTGLKNYDPEHQGPNPRDNGDFGKALGGYTYPMNRTFNLGANVSF; encoded by the coding sequence ATGAAAAAACTTAGATACTTATTTATCATTTTCTTTCTTTTCCCGCTCAGTTTGCTCGCACAGCAAACCACCATCGGCGGAAAAGTTATAGACTTAACCGATGGATCTACACTTCCGGGGGTAAGTGTAAAAATTAAAGGTACCACCACCGGCGCCATTACCGATGCTGCCGGAAAATTCCAGCTCAATGTACCCGGCCCAAATACCGTTTTACAACTATCATATATTGGATACGTAACCCAGGAAATTGTTGTTAAAGACATTAAGGATGGCACCATAGCGTTAAAAACCACCAATAAAAGCCTTGAAGAGGTAGTTGTTGTAGGTTATGGTGTACAAAAAAGGGCAACCATAACTGGCTCTGTAGCCACACTGCAAAGCAAGGAGATTACTACTACCAAAAACGAAAGCGTGGTGAACATGTTAACCGGTAAAATACCGGGCGTACGTATAGTTCAAACAACTGCAGAACCAGGTTCTTATGCCAATAATTTAAACATCAGGGGATATCAGGGCTCCCCGTTAATTGTAATTGATGGTGTAATTGGCGGCGACCAGTCAACCGTTGGCCGTATGGACCCGAATGAAATTGAAAGTGTTTCGGTACTGAAAGATGCTGCGGCCTCTATATATGGTATGCGTGCTGCCGGTGGTGCCATTTTAATTACAACCAAAAAAGGTTCAAAAAACGGAAAAATCAACATTAACTATTCTGTAAACAGCGCTATCCAGACTTTTTTGGGGATGCCAGAAGGTGTAGGCGCAGTTGATTTTATGATGCTTACCAACGAAAAGGTTAAACGCGATTTTGCCAACAACTTTGTACGCAACGTAACCCCGCAGTTTTCATATGCTGATATTAAACCCTGGATTGACGGTACTTACAAATCGGCCGATTGGGTTGACATGGTTTTCAGGAAAACAGCCAACCAGATACAGCACAATTTAAACATTGATGGCGGTAACGATAAGATAAGCTACTTCTTCAACTTTGGCTATCAAAAACAGGATGGCGTTTTTAAAACCGGCGACTTAAACTATAACAAGTATAATTTCCGCTCAAACGTTACGGCCAACATTACCAAAGGCCTGCGGGCGCAAGTATTAACATCGGCCTGGATGGATGAGAAGAACCAGCCTTATACCGATGAATGGACCGTGTATAAATACACCTGGAACCAGATACCTACCCACCAGATATACGCTAACGACAACCCTTTATACCCCGCGGTAATGGACGATAACATGAATCCATCCATTATTACCGATGCGGATAAGGTAGGCTCCAAAAGGTTCAGGAACAAAAATATCACCAGTCAGTTAAATTTACAGTATGATATACCCGGCGTACCCGGCCTAAGCGCTAAAGGTTTGTTTAACGTTGATTATGGCGTTGCCGACAATAATATCATCAAAAGAACCTACACCCTTTACACTTACAAGGCCGAAGATGAAACCTATATACCAAGCGTAGCCAATACGCCAGCGGGTATAACAAGGCAATACTATACCCACCTAAATACCTTAGCCCAGTTAACCTTAAATTATGCGCACACCTTTCTGGAAAATCATAACATAACCGCCATGGTTACTTATGAGCAAAGCCATGAAACCGCCGATAACTTTAATGCATACCGCGACATTGAGATCCCGGTTGATTATTTGTTTGGCGGTTTGCAAAACACCAATATGGCCGGCGGCATGGATGCAGGAGCTTTGCAGGACCGTGCGCATAAAAGTATCATAGGCAGGTTTAACTACGATTTTAAAGGCAAATACCTTGCAGAGTTCAGCTTTAGGCGTGATGGTAATAACCTGTACCAGCCAGGTCCTGATCAATGGGGATTTTTCCCGGGCGGATCCGTAGGCTGGGTAATATCAAAGGAAAACTTTTTCCGTAACCTGGTTTCTGAAAACATCATATCCAACCTAAAACTGAGGGCTTCTTACGGCCAAACAGGCGACGAGGCCAATGCACCGGCTTTTAACTATGTTAACGGATATACTTACCCTATCAATAGCTATATTTTCGGTGCGGGCGCGGTAAATGGCTCGGCACCTAAACTGGGTAACCCGGGTTTAACCTGGTCTGTAAATACCATCAAGAACATAGCTCTGGATTTTAGCTTACTGGGCGGTAAAATAGATGGTACTGTAGAGGTTTTCAGGAATGACAGGACTGGATTACCCGCCCAGCCTTCTGTAGCACTGCCCGGCACTGTAGGTGCAGCCGTACCACAAATTAACTATAACAGCGACAGGGTACAGGGCTTGGATTTCAGCCTTTCCTATAGAAACACCTTTGGTCAGGTTGGTTTAAACCTTATCGGTAACATCGGTACCACCCGTTTAAAAAATCTAAATGTTCTTCGCGGCACATCGGGCAACGAGTATTTGAACTGGAAAGAGAACCAAACTAACCGTTATCAGAACGTTTGGTGGGGCCCTGAGTATGCCGGGCAGTTCACCAGCTACAACCAGATATATAATTATGGTGTTAACACCGGCGGTGGCAATAATAACGTTATCCCCGGCGACTATTATTACAAGGACTGGAACAACGACGGTGTTATTGATGATAAAGACAGTCACCCTATTGCTACCACCGATATCCCCTTATATAACTACGGCTTTACTATTGGCGTGAGTTATAAAGGTTTTGATATGAACATGCTGCTGCAGGGTGCGGCTGGTGTTTACGTACAATACGGCGAACAGTTTGCATCGCCATTGATGTATAACAGGAGCGCACTGACACGCTTTTTGGACAGCTGGCACACCGCCGACCCATACGCCAACGTATTTGACCCCAACACCCAATGGATACCCGGCTTTTACCCTGCAATGGGTTCGCCAGATGCGCAGGGCACAAAGGCCATACAAAGCGCCAGCTATCTGCGTGTAAAAAACCTGGAGTTTGGTTATACCCTGCCCACGTCAATTTTAAAAAGCATAGGTGTTAAAAAGTTCAGGGTATATGTAAACAGCTACAACCTGTTAACATTCACAGGCCTAAAAAACTACGATCCTGAACACCAGGGCCCTAACCCAAGAGACAATGGCGATTTCGGCAAAGCTTTGGGCGGGTACACCTATCCAATGAACAGGACTTTTAATCTGGGAGCTAACGTTTCCTTTTAA